A stretch of the Pygocentrus nattereri isolate fPygNat1 chromosome 29, fPygNat1.pri, whole genome shotgun sequence genome encodes the following:
- the ghra gene encoding growth hormone receptor a — translation MELRTSLSLLCVLLCMLGNQAITPHRDRPEDYTPATHTPEDYTPDTPVLPHFTGCRSREQETFRCWWSAGTFSNLSEPGALVVFFQMKNTPLSDWQECPEYTATVENECYFSKTFTHIWTSYCVQLRATAQNITYDEFCFTVENIVHPDPPVGLNWTLLNVSRSGLNFDILVRWAPPPSADVHTGWMSLKYEVQYRQRNASHWDKLDLESGTQQSIYGLQTDKEYEVRIHCKMSAFHNFGEFSDSIFVHVAPIPSKESVFPTMVLLVSGVVGLLILLMLVIFSQQQRLMVILLPPVPAPKIKGIDPELLKKGKMDQLNSLLSSQHMYNQDTYREDPWVEFIQLDLDDAGEKSGSSDTQRLLGFTRPGPKGDDDSGRASCYDPDLLPDAEGLLAAHCEMEEHHPLVSESGPSTPSPEATDAPFLPFRTQPVGQSWINMDFYAQVSDVTPAGGVVLSPGQQSETPGMNPDEKKKKGEDAGDEEVEKEKKLQLLVVGSDGGYSPEVVARQVESSAPYSPAPENAYHALPPEPGEEPQTWSVGYLVPDGEAQAPYFLPEAPPASVLPPVSDYTVVQEVDGQHSLLLNPSAPQSPACPPNPTKHLPSMPAVPMGYLTPELLENLSP, via the exons acACCCCTGTGTTACCTCACTTCACCGGCTGTCGTTCCAGAGAGCAGGAGACGTTCCGCTGCTGGTGGAGCGCCGGGACCTTCTCTAATCTCAGCGAGCCTGGAGCTCTCGTCGTCTTCTTCCAGATGAAAAA CACGCCACTCTCTGACTGGCAGGAGTGTCCTGAGTACACCGCCACGGTGGAGAACGAGTGCTACTTCAGCAAGACCTTCACGCACATCTGGACGTCCTACTGCGTGCAGCTGCGCGCGACTGCGCAGAACATCACCTACGACGAGTTCTGCTTCACCGTGGAGAACATCG TGCACCCTGACCCCCCTGTCGGGCTGAACTGGACGCTGCTGAACGTGAGCCGTTCGGGGCTGAACTTTGACATCCTGGTACGCTGGGCCCCGCCTCCGTCCGCAGACGTGCACACGGGCTGGATGAGTCTGAAATATGAGGTCCAGTACAGGCAGAGGAACGCCTCCCACTGGGACAAG CTGGATCTGGAGAGCGGGACGCAGCAGTCCATCTACGGCCTGCAGACCGATAAGGAGTACGAGGTTCGGATTCACTGCAAAATGTCCGCCTTCCACAACTTCGGCGAGTTCAGCGACAGCATATTCGTGCACGTGGCTCCGATACCCAGCAAAG AGTCGGTGTTCCCGACGATGGTACTGCTGGTTTCTGGGGTGGTGGGTCTGCTGATCCTCCTTATGCTCGTCATCTTCTCCCAGCAGCAGAG GTTGATGGTGATTTTACTGCCTCCTGTTCCAGCTCCTAAAATTAAAGGGATTGATCCAGAGCTCTTAAAG AAAGGGAAGATGGACCAGCTGAACTCTCTGCTGAGCAGCCAGCACATGTACAACCAGGACACCTACCGCGAGGACCCCTGGGTGGAGTTCATCCAGCTGGACCTGGACGACGCCGGAGAGAAGAGCGGAAGTTCGGACACTCAGCGCCTGCTGGGCTTCACCCGGCCTGGCCCGAAGGGTGATGACGACTCGGGCCGCGCCAGCTGCTACGACCCGGACCTCCTGCCAGACGCCGAGGGCCTTCTGGCGGCCCACTGTGAGATGGAAGAGCACCACCCGCTGGTCAGCGAGAGCGGCCCATCCACCCCCAGCCCAGAGGCGACGGACGCGCCCTTCTTACCATTCCGGACGCAGCCTGTAGGCCAAAGCTGGATCAACATGGACTTTTACGCCCAGGTGAGTGACGTCACGCCAGCAGGGGGCGTGGTCCTGTCTCCCGGGCAGCAGAGCGAAACGCCTGGCATGAACCCGGacgagaagaagaagaagggagaGGATGCAGGTGACGAGGAggtggagaaggagaagaagctgCAGCTCCTGGTGGTGGGTTCGGACGGAGGATATTCTCCAGAGGTCGTTGCCAGGCAGGTCGAGTCTAGCGCCCCCTACAGTCCTGCTCCAGAAAACGCCTACCACGCCCTTCCTCCCGAGCCTGGCGAGGAACCCCAGACCTGGAGTGTTGGGTACTTGGTGCCTGATGGAGAAGCCCAGGCACCATACTTTCTACCTGAAGCTCCGCCAGCCTCCGTGCTGCCCCCTGTCTCAGACTATACGGTAGTGCAGGAGGTGGATGGGCAGCACAGCCTTCTGCTAAACCCCTCGGCTCCACAATCACCAGCATGCCCACCGAACCCCACCAAACACCTGCCCAGCATGCCAGCCGTGCCCATGGGGTACCTCACCCCAGAGCTGTTGGAGAACCTCAGCCCGTGA